In the genome of Amia ocellicauda isolate fAmiCal2 chromosome 3, fAmiCal2.hap1, whole genome shotgun sequence, one region contains:
- the LOC136746560 gene encoding galactosylgalactosylxylosylprotein 3-beta-glucuronosyltransferase 1, producing MPRRRNILTTLFIVLPWTILLSIWHQNPATRYLTILRKETYENRSARSLQPLVNSTQPREEHAPCVHQQTTIPPQPPPPRYVYSRPPGWSRLLPTIYIITPTYTRPVQKAELTRLANTFLHVQNLYWIVVEDSPRRTNLVALVLERSGLNFTHIHVESPKSVRIGLAKSSTHTPRGTLQRNLGLRWLRDNLVLNDSLQGVVYFADDDNTYSLELFEEMRYTQKVSVWPVAFVGGLRYEAPKVSGGKVVGWKTVFDPNRPFAIDMAGFAINIRLVLMRPQANFQLNGVKGGYQETSLLKDLVTMAELEPKAANCTKVLVWHTRTEKPTLVNEGRQGFTDVKVEV from the exons ATGCCGAGAAGAAGGAACATTCTCACCACGCTGTTCATAGTGCTGCCCTGGACCATCCTGCTCAGCATCTGGCACCAGAACCCGGCCACTCGCTACCTCACGATCCTGCGCA AAGAGACATATGAGAACCGCAGCGCCAGGAGCCTCCAGCCGCTCGTCAACTCCACCCAGCCCCGAGAGGAGCATGCCCCGTGCGTCCACCAGCAGACAACCATCCCCCCACAGCCGCCGCCGCCCAGATATGTGTACTCCCGCCCACCTGGCTGGTCCCGGCTGCTGCCCACCATCTACATCATAACGCCCACCTACACGAGGCCAGTGCAGAAGGCAGAACTGACCCGGCTGGCCAACACCTTCCTGCACGTCCAGAACCTCTACTGGATCGTGGTGGAGGACTCGCCCCGGAGGACCAACCTGGTGGCCCTGGTGCTGGAGAGGAGCGGTCTGAACTTCACCCACATCCACGTGGAGAGCCCCAAGAGCGTCAGGATCGGCCTGGCCAAGTCATCCACCCACACGCCCCGGGGGACCCTGCAGAGGAACCTGGGGCTGCGCTGGCTGAGGGACAACCTAGTGCTCAACGACTCCCTGCAAGGGGTGGTGTACTTCGCCGACGACGACAACACCTACAGCCTGGAGCTGTTCGAAGAG ATGAGGTACACACAGAAGGTGTCTGTCTGGCCTGTGGCTTTCGTGGGGGGGCTGAGATACGAGGCCCCAAAAGTCAGCGGCGGGAAGGTGGTGGGCTGGAAAACCGTGTTCGACCCCAACCGTCCCTTTGCCATCGACATGGCCGGATTCGCCATCAACATCCGATTAGTGCTCATGAGGCCTCAGGCCAACTTCCAGCTGAACGGAGTCAAGGGTGGCTACCAGGAGACCAGTCTGCTGAAGGACCTGGTGACCATGGCCGAACTGGAACCCAAAGCTGCCAACTGCACCAAG GTACTGGTCTGGCACACCAGGACAGAAAAGCCCACGCTGGTGAAcgaaggcagacaggggtttacAGATGTGAAGGTGGAGGTGTAA